Part of the Pseudodesulfovibrio mercurii genome is shown below.
GAGCAGATTGCGCCCCCGGTATGCCTGGACCGTGAAATGGCGGTCCGTGTCGGTCTTCCAGTGGTGGAAGGGCACGATGGCCACGGGAAATTCCAGCCCCTTGGCCTTGTGCACGGTCATGATGCGCACGGCGTCGATGTTTTCGGGCAGGGGGACCTTTTCCTGGTCGGACTTCTCCTCCCAGTATTCCAGGAAGGCGGACAGGGAGCCGTAGCCGTTCTCCTCGGCCAGGTGGACCACCTCCAGGAAGCGGCGTACGTACAGCTCGGCCTCGGGGTGGCGTTCGAGCACCCGGAAGACGCGCACGGCCTCCATGGTCAGGTCGTATGGGGTCATCAGGCCGGACTGGTTGTAGAAGGGCTCGATGAGCCGTCGCCACGGGCCCGGGAAGTCCTCGCGGAACTGCACGCCGAGCGGCCGTTTGCGGGGGCGGATGAGCCAGTCCAGCAGCTCGGCCTCGGCCAGGCCGGATTCGGCCAGGAAGAGCTCCTTGCCGCCGACGAAGGTCAGGAACGCGGCGTCGTCGCGGGGGAAGTCCAGGAAGGCCAGGAACCCGGCCAGCTGCCGGACCACGGGGTGGCGGTCCAGTTGCAGGGAGTTCTCGGTGATGACCGGGATGTTCTTGCGCACCAGCAGGTCGCAGACCAGGGCGGCGTGGAAGTGGGAGCGGACCAGGATGCCGATGTCCCGGTAGGCGCGCCGGGCGGTCAGGTCGTCCATGAGAGCGTCGAGCCGCTCCAGGGTCTGCTCCACGATCTCGGCGGCGGTCCCGCCCTCGAGCCGGACCATGCGCACGTAGCCCGCGGTGTCGCGGTGCCTGTCCGGCAGGGACTGGGCGCAGTCCCGGAAGGTCCGCATCAGCTGTCCGGCGAACTCGGCGCGGAAGGCCGGGTCCGCGTCGGGCAGGACGCGGTCGGCCAGGTCCCCGGCCTGGTCCGGGTCCTCCATGTTGGCGAAGAAGCGGTTGTTGAATTCGACCACGTTGCGGTGGCTGCGCCAGTTGTCCGGCAGGGTCTCGGCCTCGGCGTCCTCGGCCAGCCCGGCCACGTCGGGCTGGGACATGACCTCGTCGAACAGGGCGGAGTCCCCGCCGCGCCAGCCGTAGATGGCCTGCTTGACGTCGCCCACGAAGAACAGGCTGCCGCCCTTGGCCAGGCACTCCCCGGCCAGGGGGGTGATGGCCCGCCACTGGTCGCGGTTGGTGTCCTGAAATTCGTCCACCAGCAGGTGGTGCAACCGGCAGCCCAGGCGGCAGTATGCCTCGGACACGGCCCCGCCGTCGGCCAGGAGTTCGATGACGTGCCCGGCCACTGCCGCGTTGAGGACCGTGCCCCGCCTACGCTGCAAGTCCTCCAGCCCCTGTTCCAGGCGCAGGGCGATCTCGATGGCCGGGGCCAGGAAATAGGCCCCCGCCAGGGTGGCGTGGTGCAGGCGGTACTCGGCCCACTTGCCTTGCAGCCGGGCGTAGAAGGATTCGGTGCGCTCGTCCACCAGTCCCTTGCCCTTGGCCAGGACGCAATCCGCCGCACTCGTCTTCTTGATGTACGCCGAGTCCGGGATCGGGTCGAACAGCTCCATGTTCAGGCAGTTGTCCAGGAAGTCGCGGAAATATTTGTTCAGGGGCAGGCCGACGGCCCCGGCGTGGTCGGCCATGGCCTCGACGGACTGCCGGAAGGCCGCGTGTTCCCCGGTGAGCAGTCCCAGGATGGCCGCCTGGTCCGTGACCAGGTCTCCCGCCCGGGTCTCGACGCAGCCGGTCAGCTCGCGCAGCCGGTCGCGGACCGTGTCCTGGACCCAGAAGCCGTTCTTGCCCTCCTGGCGGATGAGGGTGCGCACCGCGCCGTCCAGCAGGGCGGCGGCGGACTCGTCGGTCTCGCACTGACCGAGGAAGTGGTCGAAGACGGCGTCGAACAGCTCGCGCTCGTCGAAGACGATCTCGAAGTCCGGGCGCACCCCGAACTCCAGGGCGAAGAGGCGCAGGAGCAGGACCAGCAGGGAGTCGATGGTCCGGATGTTCAGCCGGTGATAGCGGCGCAGGATCGCGCCCACCGTGGCCCGGGCGGTCTCCGGGGAACAGGCCGGGTCCTTGTCCAGGCCCAGCGCCCCGGCCTTGA
Proteins encoded:
- a CDS encoding UvrD-helicase domain-containing protein is translated as MSELRQVKASAGSGKTYQLTRRFLALLDRAGEDTPFVCTNRPGRGFSWPEIMAVTFTNKAAAEMKERVVTGLKAGALGLDKDPACSPETARATVGAILRRYHRLNIRTIDSLLVLLLRLFALEFGVRPDFEIVFDERELFDAVFDHFLGQCETDESAAALLDGAVRTLIRQEGKNGFWVQDTVRDRLRELTGCVETRAGDLVTDQAAILGLLTGEHAAFRQSVEAMADHAGAVGLPLNKYFRDFLDNCLNMELFDPIPDSAYIKKTSAADCVLAKGKGLVDERTESFYARLQGKWAEYRLHHATLAGAYFLAPAIEIALRLEQGLEDLQRRRGTVLNAAVAGHVIELLADGGAVSEAYCRLGCRLHHLLVDEFQDTNRDQWRAITPLAGECLAKGGSLFFVGDVKQAIYGWRGGDSALFDEVMSQPDVAGLAEDAEAETLPDNWRSHRNVVEFNNRFFANMEDPDQAGDLADRVLPDADPAFRAEFAGQLMRTFRDCAQSLPDRHRDTAGYVRMVRLEGGTAAEIVEQTLERLDALMDDLTARRAYRDIGILVRSHFHAALVCDLLVRKNIPVITENSLQLDRHPVVRQLAGFLAFLDFPRDDAAFLTFVGGKELFLAESGLAEAELLDWLIRPRKRPLGVQFREDFPGPWRRLIEPFYNQSGLMTPYDLTMEAVRVFRVLERHPEAELYVRRFLEVVHLAEENGYGSLSAFLEYWEEKSDQEKVPLPENIDAVRIMTVHKAKGLEFPVAIVPFHHWKTDTDRHFTVQAYRGRNLLVPLKKDLGRPYQESLGRAVREQLNLLYVAWTRAREELYGFFPEKALKIANPVVLKAMDQFLELDDDGVFELGRTPAETRPSEAAPRPEPRDIPPAETTADLMGWLPRLRVYRHNLDDYFFNERMRGEVAHRVMEHMRVTGDNAADADRAVALAVQDFPELGGLAEADRAQLDADLRAMAAWALNDDRLRGWLATGAREPEVLDQDGGFKRFDLLVAGPDAVVVDFKTGRPDPHNEVQVRDYMGILAAMGGYGEPRGFLIYLDLREIREVGRKA